A stretch of the Clostridium fungisolvens genome encodes the following:
- the phoU gene encoding phosphate signaling complex protein PhoU, which yields MTRTSFDYGLQLLHDDLVKMGSIVEKQIHGSVESLVNQDVELAERIIKGDDLVDDLQREIEDKCIKLIGREQPLAKDLRNIFTTTKIVTDLERMADHAVDIAKITRRLKDEKYIKKLIDIPKIATVVQEMIKLSIDAYIEGDSDKAYEICKMDDEVDAVYKKVFTELLAYMNSHHETVTQASQLLFVCKYLERIADHVTNICEWTIYLVTGNFVDLNE from the coding sequence ATGACAAGAACATCTTTCGATTATGGTTTACAGCTTTTACATGATGACTTAGTAAAAATGGGAAGCATTGTAGAAAAACAAATACATGGTTCAGTTGAATCTTTAGTGAATCAGGATGTGGAATTAGCTGAGAGAATAATAAAAGGCGACGATTTAGTAGATGATCTTCAAAGAGAAATTGAAGACAAGTGTATAAAGTTAATTGGTAGGGAGCAGCCTCTAGCAAAAGATTTGAGAAATATCTTTACAACTACTAAGATAGTTACAGATCTTGAAAGAATGGCTGACCATGCAGTTGATATAGCAAAGATAACAAGAAGACTTAAAGATGAAAAGTATATTAAAAAGCTAATAGATATACCAAAGATAGCCACAGTCGTACAAGAAATGATTAAGCTTTCTATAGATGCTTATATAGAAGGAGATTCTGATAAAGCTTATGAGATTTGTAAGATGGATGATGAAGTAGATGCTGTGTATAAGAAAGTATTTACTGAACTTCTAGCATATATGAACTCTCATCACGAAACAGTGACTCAAGCAAGTCAATTGTTATTCGTATGCAAATACTTAGAAAGAATAGCAGATCATGTTACTAATATATGTGAATGGACTATCTATCTAGTTACTGGAAACTTTGTTGACCTTAATGAATAA
- a CDS encoding DUF512 domain-containing protein has translation MKNKIAKILPGGIAEELGIEVGDYLISINETEVNDVIDYKFLMAEEYLDVEVEKPDGEVWVYEIEKEYDEDLGVEFEASIMDKAISCSNKCIFCFIDQLPTGMRDTLYFKDDDSRLSFLQGNFVTLTNMKDCDIDRIIRYRISPINVSVHTTNPDLRVKMLNNRFAGNVYDRLKRLAEAGIEMNAQIVVVPGVNNGEELQRTVLDLYKLHPSIQNIAAVPIGITKHREGLAKLDIFDGDSARKEIELVEKLQEKFMKEIGSPFVRLSDEFYVLSNYDIPDEDFYDGYHQIEDGVGVIRMLRNTIERDISELKDDIKGHFAIATGVSAYDEVKKVADSIMNKNNNIKIDVYKVINHFFGETITVNGLLTGKDIINQLKENLEAPYLIMADNMFRKGYELGDSKDKIMLDDLKIKDVEEQLDVKVIVCDYTGEDLIQIINTYCEEE, from the coding sequence ATGAAAAACAAAATTGCGAAGATTCTTCCTGGCGGAATAGCAGAAGAATTAGGAATTGAAGTTGGAGATTATTTAATTTCTATAAATGAAACAGAAGTAAATGACGTTATAGACTATAAGTTTTTGATGGCAGAGGAATACTTAGATGTAGAAGTAGAAAAACCAGACGGTGAAGTTTGGGTTTATGAGATAGAGAAAGAATATGATGAAGACTTAGGAGTAGAGTTTGAGGCTTCTATAATGGATAAGGCAATAAGCTGTTCCAATAAATGCATATTCTGTTTTATAGATCAATTACCTACGGGTATGAGAGATACTTTATATTTTAAAGATGATGACTCAAGACTTTCTTTTCTTCAGGGTAACTTTGTAACCTTAACAAATATGAAGGACTGTGACATAGATAGAATAATAAGATACAGAATAAGTCCTATTAATGTATCAGTACATACAACAAATCCAGATCTTAGAGTTAAGATGTTAAATAACAGATTTGCAGGTAATGTTTATGACAGGCTTAAGAGACTAGCAGAGGCTGGTATAGAAATGAATGCTCAAATAGTAGTTGTACCAGGTGTTAACAATGGAGAAGAGCTTCAAAGGACAGTTTTAGACTTATATAAGCTGCACCCTTCTATTCAAAATATAGCTGCAGTTCCAATAGGCATAACTAAACATAGAGAAGGACTTGCAAAATTAGATATTTTTGATGGTGACAGTGCAAGAAAAGAAATTGAGCTGGTAGAGAAGCTACAAGAGAAGTTCATGAAAGAAATAGGTTCACCTTTTGTGAGACTATCTGACGAGTTTTATGTTTTAAGTAATTATGACATACCTGATGAAGATTTCTATGATGGATATCATCAGATAGAAGATGGTGTAGGCGTTATAAGAATGCTTAGAAATACCATCGAAAGAGATATATCAGAACTAAAAGACGATATAAAGGGCCATTTCGCTATTGCTACAGGTGTTTCTGCCTATGATGAAGTAAAAAAAGTAGCAGATAGCATTATGAATAAAAACAATAATATAAAAATTGATGTTTATAAAGTAATAAATCATTTCTTTGGAGAAACTATTACAGTAAATGGACTTTTAACTGGTAAAGATATTATAAATCAGCTAAAAGAAAACCTTGAAGCACCATACCTTATAATGGCTGATAACATGTTCAGAAAAGGGTATGAGTTAGGTGATTCTAAGGATAAGATAATGCTTGATGATCTAAAGATAAAAGATGTTGAAGAGCAGCTAGATGTGAAAGTCATTGTATGTGATTACACTGGAGAAGACTTGATACAAATTATAAACACATATTGTGAGGAGGAATAA
- a CDS encoding ACT domain-containing protein, translating to MRKEKILTMRLLRDKYGVCRLDKNEIIPSWAQNGEFFSITKTADELSIVCDEDNIPDNIKCEKDWNILKIEGPLDFSLIGILSSISSILADKGISIFAVSTYDTDYILIKNKDIDKAVKSLIEERYEILGY from the coding sequence ATGAGGAAAGAAAAAATATTGACAATGAGATTATTAAGAGATAAGTATGGAGTTTGTAGACTAGATAAAAATGAGATTATACCTAGTTGGGCTCAAAATGGAGAGTTCTTTTCTATAACAAAAACAGCTGATGAGCTGTCTATTGTGTGCGACGAAGACAATATTCCTGATAATATAAAGTGTGAAAAAGATTGGAATATTTTAAAGATTGAAGGACCGTTAGATTTTTCTTTGATTGGTATACTTTCATCAATCAGTTCAATATTAGCAGACAAAGGAATTAGTATTTTTGCTGTTTCCACTTATGATACAGATTATATACTAATCAAGAATAAGGATATTGATAAAGCAGTGAAATCATTGATTGAAGAAAGATACGAAATATTAGGTTATTAG
- the der gene encoding ribosome biogenesis GTPase Der translates to MGKPIVAIVGRPNVGKSTLFNKLAGKRISIVQDTPGVTRDRVYAEAEWLNYKFTMIDTGGIEPESEDIIVKQMRRQAQIAIETADVIVFIVDGKEGLTAADKEVSQMLRKSKKPVVLVVNKIDNLKDEANAYEFYNLGIGDPITISATQGLALGDMLDRVVEHFKELGTDDEEDEYVRIAMVGKPNVGKSSLINKLLGEDRVIVSDVPGTTRDSIDSYLETDEGKFILIDTAGLRRKSKVKEEIEKYSVIRTYASIERADVVILMLDAQEGVTDQDEKIIGFAHEMNKAIMVIVNKWDLIEKDDKTMNTYLKDLQSNLKFLSYSPFLFISALTGQRVHKVLEMAKGCYDNYSKRISTGILNEVINKAVLMKEPPVVGLKRLKIYYATQVANKPPKFIFFVNDSNALHFSYGRYLENQLRESFDFKGTGLEIEYRERKE, encoded by the coding sequence ATGGGAAAACCAATAGTTGCTATAGTTGGACGTCCAAATGTAGGAAAATCTACATTGTTTAATAAATTGGCAGGAAAAAGAATATCTATAGTACAGGATACACCAGGAGTTACTAGAGATAGAGTTTATGCAGAGGCTGAGTGGTTAAACTACAAATTTACTATGATAGATACAGGTGGTATTGAGCCAGAAAGTGAAGATATTATAGTAAAACAAATGAGAAGACAGGCACAAATAGCTATTGAAACTGCAGATGTTATAGTGTTTATCGTTGATGGTAAGGAAGGACTTACAGCAGCAGATAAAGAAGTTTCTCAAATGCTTAGAAAGAGTAAAAAACCTGTTGTACTTGTTGTAAATAAGATAGATAACTTAAAAGATGAAGCTAATGCTTATGAGTTCTATAATTTAGGTATAGGTGATCCTATAACAATATCAGCAACTCAAGGTCTTGCACTAGGAGATATGCTTGACAGAGTAGTAGAACACTTCAAAGAACTTGGAACTGATGACGAAGAAGATGAATATGTAAGAATAGCTATGGTTGGTAAACCAAACGTAGGTAAGTCATCACTTATCAATAAGCTTTTAGGTGAAGATAGAGTAATAGTAAGTGATGTTCCAGGTACTACTAGAGATTCTATAGATAGTTACCTTGAAACAGATGAAGGTAAGTTTATACTTATAGATACTGCTGGTCTTAGAAGAAAAAGTAAGGTTAAAGAAGAAATTGAAAAGTATAGTGTAATAAGAACTTACGCTTCAATTGAAAGAGCAGATGTAGTTATACTTATGCTTGATGCTCAAGAAGGTGTTACTGATCAAGATGAAAAAATTATAGGTTTTGCTCATGAAATGAATAAAGCTATAATGGTTATAGTAAATAAGTGGGATTTGATTGAAAAAGACGATAAGACAATGAATACTTATCTAAAAGATCTTCAATCAAACTTAAAGTTCTTATCCTACTCACCTTTCTTATTCATATCAGCATTAACTGGTCAAAGAGTACATAAGGTGCTAGAGATGGCTAAGGGCTGTTATGATAACTACTCAAAGAGAATATCAACTGGTATACTTAATGAGGTTATAAATAAAGCGGTACTTATGAAAGAACCACCAGTAGTTGGACTTAAGAGACTTAAGATATACTATGCAACTCAAGTTGCAAACAAACCACCTAAATTTATATTCTTTGTAAATGACAGCAATGCTTTACATTTTTCTTACGGAAGATATCTTGAAAATCAGCTAAGAGAAAGCTTTGATTTTAAAGGAACAGGATTAGAAATAGAGTATAGAGAAAGGAAGGAATAA
- the ytaF gene encoding sporulation membrane protein YtaF gives MIFFLSALLFSLSSNLDNLVIGMAYGLKKIKICLFNNLVIAGITTTGTFLSMFVGLFISKFLSNSVANKLGAIIIVFLGVYFVIQSIRKFLNNVNIKDLALKDIKDMVEYAEKSDTDKSGDISTKESFLVALGLTFNNLGTGIAASITGVSIPLTTVLTFILSIVTIMFGQALGSNVIGKLLGKYAPLVSGILLIVLGIIEFIN, from the coding sequence ATGATATTTTTTCTATCCGCCCTACTTTTTAGCCTATCTTCAAATCTAGATAACCTAGTAATTGGGATGGCTTATGGCTTAAAAAAAATTAAGATATGTCTTTTTAATAATCTTGTAATAGCTGGTATTACCACTACAGGAACTTTTTTATCCATGTTCGTAGGATTATTCATTTCAAAATTCCTATCTAATTCTGTAGCAAATAAATTGGGTGCCATAATAATAGTATTTTTAGGCGTATACTTCGTCATTCAAAGTATAAGAAAATTTTTAAATAATGTTAATATAAAAGATTTGGCTTTAAAAGATATTAAAGACATGGTAGAGTATGCAGAAAAGTCTGATACCGATAAATCTGGTGACATAAGTACCAAAGAATCTTTTCTTGTTGCTCTAGGGTTAACCTTTAATAATTTAGGTACAGGCATAGCAGCTAGTATAACAGGTGTAAGTATCCCTTTAACAACTGTCTTAACCTTCATACTAAGTATTGTTACTATAATGTTTGGGCAAGCATTAGGTAGCAATGTAATAGGAAAGCTTCTGGGAAAATACGCTCCACTAGTATCCGGAATATTACTTATAGTACTAGGCATAATTGAATTTATAAATTAA
- a CDS encoding GNAT family N-acetyltransferase, with protein MDISLMTIEDYDKVYKLWTNTSGMGMRSLDDSLQGIDKFIRRNPTTNFIAKLENEVVGVILCGHDGRRGYIYHTGVDCEYRGQGIGKALVRAVLGALRKEEINKVALVAFASNDIGNRFWESIGFKEREDLVYRNLSINHNNN; from the coding sequence ATGGATATAAGTTTAATGACTATTGAAGATTATGATAAAGTATATAAACTTTGGACAAATACTTCAGGTATGGGAATGAGGAGTCTTGATGATTCCCTGCAAGGAATTGATAAATTTATAAGGAGGAATCCTACAACTAATTTTATTGCAAAGCTAGAAAATGAAGTTGTAGGAGTAATATTATGTGGTCATGATGGAAGACGGGGATATATTTATCATACTGGAGTAGACTGTGAATATCGAGGTCAAGGAATTGGAAAAGCTTTAGTTAGAGCTGTTCTTGGAGCTCTAAGGAAAGAAGAAATAAATAAAGTTGCACTTGTTGCTTTTGCTTCCAATGATATAGGAAATAGATTTTGGGAATCAATTGGTTTCAAAGAAAGAGAGGATTTAGTATATAGAAATTTAAGCATTAATCACAATAATAATTAA
- a CDS encoding NAD(P)H-dependent glycerol-3-phosphate dehydrogenase: MNKVTFLGGGSFGTALSILLAKKGVTVSIWDRDKEVVDEINNKRTNDRYIKELHIPENVTAYYDLEEALKDTGCLVLAVPSHVIRNACKSLKGKLPEDIVVVSIAKGIEEGTDLRLSEVIEQELNNPIVVLSGPSHAEEVALQYPTTLVASSKDMSAAEKVQDLFMAPHLRIYTNDDLVGVEIGGAVKNIIALAAGVCDGIGYGDNAKAALMTRGMMEISKIGFKLGGKMETFFGLTGMGDLIVTCTSMHSRNRRAGILIGQGKSLAEAEKEVGMVVEGVKACRAFYELKEKLDVDMPITDILHRILFDGLSPNEAVSGLMERDKKSEKYQ, translated from the coding sequence ATGAATAAGGTGACTTTTTTAGGAGGAGGAAGCTTTGGAACAGCTTTATCAATTCTTCTAGCCAAAAAGGGTGTAACGGTGTCTATTTGGGACAGAGATAAAGAGGTTGTTGATGAGATAAACAACAAAAGAACAAATGATAGATACATTAAGGAGTTGCACATTCCTGAAAATGTCACTGCCTATTACGATTTAGAGGAAGCACTTAAGGATACAGGATGCTTAGTGCTTGCAGTACCTTCCCATGTAATAAGAAATGCTTGCAAATCACTTAAAGGAAAACTTCCAGAGGATATAGTGGTTGTAAGTATAGCTAAAGGGATTGAGGAAGGTACTGATTTAAGATTATCAGAAGTAATAGAGCAGGAGCTTAATAATCCAATAGTAGTTTTATCTGGACCTTCTCACGCAGAAGAAGTTGCCTTACAATACCCAACTACTTTAGTTGCAAGTTCTAAAGATATGTCAGCTGCTGAAAAAGTTCAGGATTTATTTATGGCTCCTCATCTTAGAATATATACCAATGATGATCTTGTTGGTGTGGAAATAGGTGGGGCAGTGAAAAATATTATAGCTTTAGCAGCTGGAGTTTGTGATGGTATAGGTTACGGAGATAACGCTAAAGCGGCGCTTATGACTAGAGGTATGATGGAGATAAGCAAAATAGGTTTTAAACTTGGCGGAAAGATGGAAACTTTCTTCGGACTGACAGGGATGGGCGATCTTATTGTAACTTGTACAAGTATGCACTCTAGAAATAGAAGGGCTGGAATACTAATTGGTCAAGGTAAGAGCCTTGCTGAAGCAGAAAAAGAAGTAGGAATGGTTGTTGAAGGAGTTAAAGCCTGCAGAGCTTTCTACGAATTAAAAGAAAAACTTGATGTTGATATGCCAATTACTGATATTCTTCACAGAATACTTTTTGATGGGTTAAGCCCAAATGAAGCAGTTAGTGGACTTATGGAAAGAGATAAGAAATCAGAAAAATATCAGTAA